The proteins below come from a single Acidovorax sp. NCPPB 4044 genomic window:
- a CDS encoding YajQ family cyclic di-GMP-binding protein — translation MPSFDTVCEANLVEVKNAVENSAKEIGTRFDFKGTSAAIEIKDKEITLFGDADFQLQQVEDILRSKLTKRNVDVRFLDKGAVQKIGGDKVKQVIKVRNGIESELAKKIQKLLKESKLKVQGAIQEDKVRVTGAKRDDLQTAMALIRKDVTDVPLSFDNFRD, via the coding sequence ATGCCTTCTTTTGATACCGTCTGTGAAGCCAATCTTGTCGAAGTGAAGAACGCCGTGGAGAACTCGGCCAAGGAAATCGGCACCCGTTTCGATTTCAAGGGCACTTCCGCCGCCATCGAGATCAAGGACAAGGAAATCACCCTGTTCGGCGATGCCGACTTCCAGCTCCAGCAGGTCGAGGACATCCTGCGCAGCAAGCTCACCAAGCGCAACGTGGACGTGCGCTTCCTCGACAAGGGCGCCGTGCAGAAGATCGGCGGCGACAAGGTCAAGCAGGTCATCAAGGTGCGCAACGGCATCGAGAGCGAGCTGGCCAAGAAGATCCAGAAGCTGCTCAAGGAGAGCAAGCTCAAGGTGCAGGGAGCCATCCAGGAAGACAAGGTGCGCGTCACCGGCGCCAAGCGCGACGACCTGCAGACCGCCATGGCGCTGATCCGCAAGGACGTCACCGACGTGCCGCTGTCGTTCGACAACTTCCGCGACTGA